The Desulfovibrio legallii region ACGGGCAGGGGGCCTGACGCTCCGCGTTTTGGGGGTCAGGTTGTTCTGCCGCCTTCAGATTTTTTGCGCCGCCCGTGGCGCGTCCTTACGGCAAATTCCTCACAGATGACGTCCCCTGGCCTGGAAACGGGCCCGCAATTCCCGCACATCCTGACGAGACAGGCCCAATACGGCCGGCACGCCCAGACAGAGCGCCCCCAGGCAGAAGGTGTACGCCGCGCCGGAAAGGATGAAGCGCGGGATGGAATCCACCCCACCCAGGCCCAGGCTGGGGGCCAGGTACAGGGTGCCCTCCCGGCAGGCAAAGGCCAGAGCCAGGAGCACGGCCAGACTCCAGACCTGGTGGGCCAGATTGCGCCAGAAGTGCAGGGGAATGAAGCGCGAGGCCAGCCAGAGATAAAGATTGACGGTGACTATCTGCACGGCCACGGTCTTGATGGCCAGGCCCACAGCCCCAAGGTTGCAGCCCCAAAGATCGGGCGGGGCCAGCAGAAACCAGGCCGTGCTGAAGCCATAGACGCATTCCAGGGCGGCCATGTTGCGCAGCACGCGGGTGCGCCCCGTGGCGTGGAAGACGGAGCCCGCCAACTGCCCGTAGGCCTGATGCAGCGGGTAAAGGGCCATGATCTGCACGGGCAGGGTGGCGGCGGCAAACTCCGCGCCGCCGAAAAAGCGCACCAGAGTCGCGCCTTCCGCCAGGGTAAAGCAGGAAAAATAAGCGGCCACCACATAGAGCAGCGGGGCAAAGCGGTCCAGCAGGCGGCCCATGGCCGCGCGGTCGTTGTGGCCCCAGGCAATGGAAAGCTCACGCATGATCAGGGGCGTCATGGCCGAAACAAACAGAAAACAGGCCATGCTCACCTTTTGCGACAAGGCAAAAAAGCCCTGCTGCACGCTGCCGTCAAACCACTGCAAAAGCCAGCGTTCCGCCGAGAGCAGCAGGAAGGAGAGCAGAGCCTGGACAAACAGAGGATGGCTGTAGGCGAAAAATTCCCGGCCGTAGGCACGGGTCTGCGCCGGGGTCAAGGTCAGGCTGAG contains the following coding sequences:
- a CDS encoding lipopolysaccharide biosynthesis protein, coding for MQSATPTLARRYVFKLLANVASVPVYLAMEAILPRALGPRMYGNYSFATNLFQQLSGFLDMGTSTCFYNALSRRQEECGLIAFYLRVSLLVLGVSALAALCLQLPDVGGLLMPDVPLWLAPLAALWAFLTWWGRVLRSMNDAVGVTVSSELTRTVLSLLAVGLLGLLFWMDWLNIYSLFVQQYFMLGATALGYWLVTRAYWRSRSQVLSLTLTPAQTRAYGREFFAYSHPLFVQALLSFLLLSAERWLLQWFDGSVQQGFFALSQKVSMACFLFVSAMTPLIMRELSIAWGHNDRAAMGRLLDRFAPLLYVVAAYFSCFTLAEGATLVRFFGGAEFAAATLPVQIMALYPLHQAYGQLAGSVFHATGRTRVLRNMAALECVYGFSTAWFLLAPPDLWGCNLGAVGLAIKTVAVQIVTVNLYLWLASRFIPLHFWRNLAHQVWSLAVLLALAFACREGTLYLAPSLGLGGVDSIPRFILSGAAYTFCLGALCLGVPAVLGLSRQDVRELRARFQARGRHL